From Populus trichocarpa isolate Nisqually-1 chromosome 19, P.trichocarpa_v4.1, whole genome shotgun sequence, a single genomic window includes:
- the LOC7455216 gene encoding acyl carrier protein 2, mitochondrial has translation MAARGALLKYLRVKVQAMPTTRNPNNNGLVGLSFNSIRRRFSEEVRGTFLDKSEVTDRVVNVVKNFQKVDPSKVTPDAHFQNDLGLDSLDSVEIVMALEEEFQFEIPDNEADKINSISLAIDFISSHPQAK, from the exons ATGGCGGCGAGAGGAGCTTTGCTAAAGTACCTGAGAGTGAAGGTACAGGCCATGCCTACCACGCGAAACCCGAACAACAACGGCCTCGTCGGTCTCTCCTTCAATTCCATACGCCGCCGTTTCTCCGAGGAAGTTAGAGGCACCTTCCTTGACAAGTCTGAGGTCACCGATCGAGTCGTCAATGTTGTCAAGAACTTCCAGAAAGTCGATCCTTCCaag GTTACACCAGATGCCCATTTCCAGAATGATCTTGGGTTAGATAGTCTAGACAGTGTGGAGATTGTGATGGCCCTCGAAGAAGAGTTTCAGTTTGAGATCCCAGATAATGAAGCAGACAAGATCAATTCCATCAGTCTTGCCATTGACTTCATATCTTCACACCCTCAAGCGAAGTAG
- the LOC7455217 gene encoding uncharacterized protein LOC7455217 isoform X3: MVEHALAIGQEFPNVETCRRTLKDIAIALHFDLRIVKSDRSRFIAKCSKEGCPWRVHVAKCPGVPTFSIRTLHGEHTCEGVQNLHHQQASVGWVARSVEARIRDNPRYKPKEILEDIRDQHGVAVSYMQAWRGKERSMAALHGTFEEGFRLLPAYCEQIRKTNPGSIASVFATGQENCFQRLFISYRASIYGFVNACRPLLELDRAHLKGKYLGTILCAAAVDADDALFPLAIATVDVETDENWMWFMSELRKLLGVNTDNMPRLTILSERHKGIVEAVETHFPSAFHGFCLRYVSENFRDTFKNTKLVNIFWNAVYALTAVEFESKITEMVEISQDVIPWFQQFSPQLWAVAYFEGMRYGHFMLGVTELLYNWALECHELPIVQMMEHIRHQLTSWFSNRRDIGMSWTSILVPSAEKRILEAIADAHCYQVLRANEVEFEIVSTERTNIVDIRSRVCSCRRWQLYGLPCAHAAAALISCGQNAHLFAEPCFTVASYRETYSEMINPIPDKSLWRELGEGTEGGGAKVDITIRPPKTRRPPGRPKKKVLRVENFKRPKRVVQCGRCHLLGHSQKKCTKPI, from the coding sequence GTTTCCTAATGTTGAAACTTGCAGAAGAACATTGAAAGATATTGCTATAGCGCTGCATTTTGATCTTCGGATAGTGAAATCAGATCGAAGCCGGTTTATAGCCAAGTGCTCTAAAGAAGGCTGCCCATGGCGTGTCCATGTTGCAAAATGTCCTGGAGTTCCAACCTTTTCAATTAGAACCTTACATGGAGAGCATACTTGTGAAGGAGTTCAAAACCTTCACCATCAGCAAGCATCAGTAGGTTGGGTCGCTCGGTCTGTAGAAGCACGCATTCGAGACAATCCACGATACAAACCGAAGGAAATACTGGAAGATATCCGTGACCAGCATGGGGTTGCTGTTTCTTATATGCAAGCCTGGCGTGGGAAGGAGCGCAGCATGGCTGCCCTtcatggaacttttgaagaagGGTTTCGCCTTCTTCCTGCATATTGTGAGCAGATAAGAAAAACCAACCCAGGAAGCATTGCATCTGTTTTTGCTACCGGAcaagaaaattgttttcaaaGACTTTTTATCTCCTACCGTGCATCTATTTATGGCTTTGTAAATGCTTGTAGGCCACTTCTGGAACTTGACAGAGCACATCTTAAAGGAAAATACTTGGGTACAATACTTTGTGCTGCAGCTGTTGATGCTGATGATGCATTATTTCCTTTGGCCATTGCTACTGTTGATGTGGAAACTGATGAAAATTGGATGTGGTTTATGTCAGAGTTGCGGAAGCTTCTTGGAGTAAATACTGACAACATGCCTAGACTTACCATACTGTCTGAAAGGCATAAGGGCATTGTAGAGGCAGTTGAAACACACTTTCCCAGTGCATTCCATGGATTTTGTCTGCGTTATGTTAGTGAAAACTTCCGTGACACATTTAAGAACACAAAGTTAGTGAATATTTTCTGGAATGCAGTTTATGCCCTCACAGCAGTTGAATTTGAAAGCAAGATCACTGAGATGGTGGAGATCTCACAAGATGTTATACCTTGGTTTCAACAATTCTCTCCCCAGCTTTGGGCTGTTGCATATTTTGAAGGTATGCGATATGGCCATTTTATGCTGGGGGTTACAGAATTATTGTATAATTGGGCTCTTGAATGCCATGAGCTCCCAATTGTTCAAATGATGGAGCATATTCGGCATCAGTTGACATCTTGGTTTAGCAATCGTCGTGACATTGGCATGAGCTGGACCTCAATTCTTGTCCCATCTGCTGAGAAACGGATTTTAGAGGCTATTGCAGATGCACATTGCTATCAAGTGCTTCGTGCAAATGAGGTTGAGTTTGAGATTGTGTCGACTGAGCGAACAAATATTGTGGATATTAGGAGTCGTGTCTGCTCATGTCGTCGTTGGCAGCTCTATGGTTTACCTTGTGCACATGCTGCTGCAGCACTTATTTCCTGTGGGCAGAATGCTCATTTATTTGCTGAACCTTGCTTCACTGTTGCAAGTTACCGGGAGACATACTCAGAGATGATCAACCCTATTCCTGATAAGAGCCTGTGGAGGGAACTGGGTGAGGGAACAGAAGGTGGAGGTGCCAAGGTTGACATTACAATACGCCCACCCAAAACTCGCCGACCACCCGGCAGGCCAAAAAAGAAGGTTCTTCGTGTAGAAAACTTTAAACGCCCCAAGAGGGTGGTTCAATGTGGTCGCTGTCATTTGTTAGGACATTCTCAAAAGAAATGCACAAAGCCAATTTAA
- the LOC7459231 gene encoding calreticulin-3, with the protein MTDFALAISTKVLLFLCVIQFSVSEIIFEERFEDGWESRWVRSDWKRSEGLAGSFKHKAGRWPGDPDDKGIQTTTDARFFAISAKIPEFNNKNRTLVFQYSIRLEQDIECGGGYIKLLSGFVNQKKFGGDTPYSFMFGPDICGSQTKKLHVILSYQGQNYPIKKDLECETDKLTHFYTFVLRPDASYSILIDGRERDSGSMYTDWDILPPRKIKAVKAKKPADWDDREYIDDPNDVKPEGYDSIPKEIPDPKAKQPDDWDEEESGLWKSPKIPNPAYKGPWKLKRIKNPNYKGKWKIPYIDNPEFEDDPDLYVLKPIKYIGIDVWQVKAGSVYDNILVCDDPEYAKQVAQEVLANREIEKEAFEEAEKIRKAREDEEAQRAREEGERRRRERGYDRRHRDRHRDKYRRHYSRDMDDYHDEL; encoded by the exons ATGACGGACTTTGCATTAGCTATCAGTACTAAAGTTTTGTTATTCCTATGCGTCATTCAGTTCTCAGTTTCAGAGATCATTTTTGAAGAGAGATTTGAAG ATGGTTGGGAGAGCCGCTGGGTTAGATCGGATTGGAAGAGGAGTGAAGGATTGGCAGGTTCTTTCAAACACAAAGCTGGAAGGTGGCCTGGAGATCCAGATGACAAAG GTATTCAGACAACTACTGATGCTAGGTTTTTTGCCATATCTGCAAAGATACCGGAATTCAACAACAAGAACAGAACACTGGTCTTCCAGTATTCTATAAGGCTTGAGCAGGACATTGAATGTGGTGGTGGTTACATCAAGCTTCTCTCTGGATTCGTGAACCAGAAGAAATTTGGTGGAGACACTCCATACAG TTTTATGTTTGGACCTGATATATGTGGCAGTCAGACAAAGAAGCTGCATGTCATACTATCCTACCAGGGCCAGAATTATCCGATCAAGAAAGATTTGGAATGTGAAACGGACAAGTTAACTCATTTCTACACCTTTGTTCTTAGGCCTGATGCAAGTTATAGTATCCTGATTGATGGTCGAGAAAGGGATTCTGGAAGCATGTATACAGACTGGGATATACTTCCTCCCCGGAAAATTAAAGCTGTCAAGGCGAAAAAG CCTGCGGACTGGGATGATAGAGAATATATTGATGATCCTAATGATGTCAAACCTGAG GGATATGATTCAATTCCAAAAGAGATTCCCGACCCCAAAGCAAAACAG CCTGATGATTGGGATGAAGAGGAGAGTGGTCTATGGAAATCACCTAAGATACCAAATCCAGCATATAAAGGACCATGGAAACTCAAG AGAATCAAGAACCCAAATTATAAAGGGAAATGGAAGATTCCTTATATTGATAATCCAG AGTTTGAAGATGACCCTGATCTTTATGTGCTTAAGCCAATAAAATACATCGGCATTGATGTTTGGCAG GTGAAGGCTGGCTCAGTTTATGACAATATTCTGGTCTGTGATGATCCAGAGTATGCAAAACAAGTGGCTCAAGAAGTTTTAGCTAACAGGGAG ATTGAAAAGGAGGCCTTTGAGGAAgcagaaaaaattagaaaagctCGAGAAGATGAG GAAGCTCAAAGAGCAAGAGAGGAAGGTGAacggaggagaagagaaagaggatACGATCGACGCCACCGAGATAGACACAGAGATAAATACAGAAGG CATTACTCCCGGGACATGGATGATTATCAT GATGAGCTTTGA
- the LOC7455217 gene encoding uncharacterized protein LOC7455217 isoform X2 — MADLALTVPDAPLALSEHALAIGQEFPNVETCRRTLKDIAIALHFDLRIVKSDRSRFIAKCSKEGCPWRVHVAKCPGVPTFSIRTLHGEHTCEGVQNLHHQQASVGWVARSVEARIRDNPRYKPKEILEDIRDQHGVAVSYMQAWRGKERSMAALHGTFEEGFRLLPAYCEQIRKTNPGSIASVFATGQENCFQRLFISYRASIYGFVNACRPLLELDRAHLKGKYLGTILCAAAVDADDALFPLAIATVDVETDENWMWFMSELRKLLGVNTDNMPRLTILSERHKGIVEAVETHFPSAFHGFCLRYVSENFRDTFKNTKLVNIFWNAVYALTAVEFESKITEMVEISQDVIPWFQQFSPQLWAVAYFEGMRYGHFMLGVTELLYNWALECHELPIVQMMEHIRHQLTSWFSNRRDIGMSWTSILVPSAEKRILEAIADAHCYQVLRANEVEFEIVSTERTNIVDIRSRVCSCRRWQLYGLPCAHAAAALISCGQNAHLFAEPCFTVASYRETYSEMINPIPDKSLWRELGEGTEGGGAKVDITIRPPKTRRPPGRPKKKVLRVENFKRPKRVVQCGRCHLLGHSQKKCTKPI, encoded by the coding sequence GTTTCCTAATGTTGAAACTTGCAGAAGAACATTGAAAGATATTGCTATAGCGCTGCATTTTGATCTTCGGATAGTGAAATCAGATCGAAGCCGGTTTATAGCCAAGTGCTCTAAAGAAGGCTGCCCATGGCGTGTCCATGTTGCAAAATGTCCTGGAGTTCCAACCTTTTCAATTAGAACCTTACATGGAGAGCATACTTGTGAAGGAGTTCAAAACCTTCACCATCAGCAAGCATCAGTAGGTTGGGTCGCTCGGTCTGTAGAAGCACGCATTCGAGACAATCCACGATACAAACCGAAGGAAATACTGGAAGATATCCGTGACCAGCATGGGGTTGCTGTTTCTTATATGCAAGCCTGGCGTGGGAAGGAGCGCAGCATGGCTGCCCTtcatggaacttttgaagaagGGTTTCGCCTTCTTCCTGCATATTGTGAGCAGATAAGAAAAACCAACCCAGGAAGCATTGCATCTGTTTTTGCTACCGGAcaagaaaattgttttcaaaGACTTTTTATCTCCTACCGTGCATCTATTTATGGCTTTGTAAATGCTTGTAGGCCACTTCTGGAACTTGACAGAGCACATCTTAAAGGAAAATACTTGGGTACAATACTTTGTGCTGCAGCTGTTGATGCTGATGATGCATTATTTCCTTTGGCCATTGCTACTGTTGATGTGGAAACTGATGAAAATTGGATGTGGTTTATGTCAGAGTTGCGGAAGCTTCTTGGAGTAAATACTGACAACATGCCTAGACTTACCATACTGTCTGAAAGGCATAAGGGCATTGTAGAGGCAGTTGAAACACACTTTCCCAGTGCATTCCATGGATTTTGTCTGCGTTATGTTAGTGAAAACTTCCGTGACACATTTAAGAACACAAAGTTAGTGAATATTTTCTGGAATGCAGTTTATGCCCTCACAGCAGTTGAATTTGAAAGCAAGATCACTGAGATGGTGGAGATCTCACAAGATGTTATACCTTGGTTTCAACAATTCTCTCCCCAGCTTTGGGCTGTTGCATATTTTGAAGGTATGCGATATGGCCATTTTATGCTGGGGGTTACAGAATTATTGTATAATTGGGCTCTTGAATGCCATGAGCTCCCAATTGTTCAAATGATGGAGCATATTCGGCATCAGTTGACATCTTGGTTTAGCAATCGTCGTGACATTGGCATGAGCTGGACCTCAATTCTTGTCCCATCTGCTGAGAAACGGATTTTAGAGGCTATTGCAGATGCACATTGCTATCAAGTGCTTCGTGCAAATGAGGTTGAGTTTGAGATTGTGTCGACTGAGCGAACAAATATTGTGGATATTAGGAGTCGTGTCTGCTCATGTCGTCGTTGGCAGCTCTATGGTTTACCTTGTGCACATGCTGCTGCAGCACTTATTTCCTGTGGGCAGAATGCTCATTTATTTGCTGAACCTTGCTTCACTGTTGCAAGTTACCGGGAGACATACTCAGAGATGATCAACCCTATTCCTGATAAGAGCCTGTGGAGGGAACTGGGTGAGGGAACAGAAGGTGGAGGTGCCAAGGTTGACATTACAATACGCCCACCCAAAACTCGCCGACCACCCGGCAGGCCAAAAAAGAAGGTTCTTCGTGTAGAAAACTTTAAACGCCCCAAGAGGGTGGTTCAATGTGGTCGCTGTCATTTGTTAGGACATTCTCAAAAGAAATGCACAAAGCCAATTTAA
- the LOC7455217 gene encoding uncharacterized protein LOC7455217 isoform X1 has translation MVARGEAYRATKVVSPHFGGFMADLALTVPDAPLALSEHALAIGQEFPNVETCRRTLKDIAIALHFDLRIVKSDRSRFIAKCSKEGCPWRVHVAKCPGVPTFSIRTLHGEHTCEGVQNLHHQQASVGWVARSVEARIRDNPRYKPKEILEDIRDQHGVAVSYMQAWRGKERSMAALHGTFEEGFRLLPAYCEQIRKTNPGSIASVFATGQENCFQRLFISYRASIYGFVNACRPLLELDRAHLKGKYLGTILCAAAVDADDALFPLAIATVDVETDENWMWFMSELRKLLGVNTDNMPRLTILSERHKGIVEAVETHFPSAFHGFCLRYVSENFRDTFKNTKLVNIFWNAVYALTAVEFESKITEMVEISQDVIPWFQQFSPQLWAVAYFEGMRYGHFMLGVTELLYNWALECHELPIVQMMEHIRHQLTSWFSNRRDIGMSWTSILVPSAEKRILEAIADAHCYQVLRANEVEFEIVSTERTNIVDIRSRVCSCRRWQLYGLPCAHAAAALISCGQNAHLFAEPCFTVASYRETYSEMINPIPDKSLWRELGEGTEGGGAKVDITIRPPKTRRPPGRPKKKVLRVENFKRPKRVVQCGRCHLLGHSQKKCTKPI, from the coding sequence GTTTCCTAATGTTGAAACTTGCAGAAGAACATTGAAAGATATTGCTATAGCGCTGCATTTTGATCTTCGGATAGTGAAATCAGATCGAAGCCGGTTTATAGCCAAGTGCTCTAAAGAAGGCTGCCCATGGCGTGTCCATGTTGCAAAATGTCCTGGAGTTCCAACCTTTTCAATTAGAACCTTACATGGAGAGCATACTTGTGAAGGAGTTCAAAACCTTCACCATCAGCAAGCATCAGTAGGTTGGGTCGCTCGGTCTGTAGAAGCACGCATTCGAGACAATCCACGATACAAACCGAAGGAAATACTGGAAGATATCCGTGACCAGCATGGGGTTGCTGTTTCTTATATGCAAGCCTGGCGTGGGAAGGAGCGCAGCATGGCTGCCCTtcatggaacttttgaagaagGGTTTCGCCTTCTTCCTGCATATTGTGAGCAGATAAGAAAAACCAACCCAGGAAGCATTGCATCTGTTTTTGCTACCGGAcaagaaaattgttttcaaaGACTTTTTATCTCCTACCGTGCATCTATTTATGGCTTTGTAAATGCTTGTAGGCCACTTCTGGAACTTGACAGAGCACATCTTAAAGGAAAATACTTGGGTACAATACTTTGTGCTGCAGCTGTTGATGCTGATGATGCATTATTTCCTTTGGCCATTGCTACTGTTGATGTGGAAACTGATGAAAATTGGATGTGGTTTATGTCAGAGTTGCGGAAGCTTCTTGGAGTAAATACTGACAACATGCCTAGACTTACCATACTGTCTGAAAGGCATAAGGGCATTGTAGAGGCAGTTGAAACACACTTTCCCAGTGCATTCCATGGATTTTGTCTGCGTTATGTTAGTGAAAACTTCCGTGACACATTTAAGAACACAAAGTTAGTGAATATTTTCTGGAATGCAGTTTATGCCCTCACAGCAGTTGAATTTGAAAGCAAGATCACTGAGATGGTGGAGATCTCACAAGATGTTATACCTTGGTTTCAACAATTCTCTCCCCAGCTTTGGGCTGTTGCATATTTTGAAGGTATGCGATATGGCCATTTTATGCTGGGGGTTACAGAATTATTGTATAATTGGGCTCTTGAATGCCATGAGCTCCCAATTGTTCAAATGATGGAGCATATTCGGCATCAGTTGACATCTTGGTTTAGCAATCGTCGTGACATTGGCATGAGCTGGACCTCAATTCTTGTCCCATCTGCTGAGAAACGGATTTTAGAGGCTATTGCAGATGCACATTGCTATCAAGTGCTTCGTGCAAATGAGGTTGAGTTTGAGATTGTGTCGACTGAGCGAACAAATATTGTGGATATTAGGAGTCGTGTCTGCTCATGTCGTCGTTGGCAGCTCTATGGTTTACCTTGTGCACATGCTGCTGCAGCACTTATTTCCTGTGGGCAGAATGCTCATTTATTTGCTGAACCTTGCTTCACTGTTGCAAGTTACCGGGAGACATACTCAGAGATGATCAACCCTATTCCTGATAAGAGCCTGTGGAGGGAACTGGGTGAGGGAACAGAAGGTGGAGGTGCCAAGGTTGACATTACAATACGCCCACCCAAAACTCGCCGACCACCCGGCAGGCCAAAAAAGAAGGTTCTTCGTGTAGAAAACTTTAAACGCCCCAAGAGGGTGGTTCAATGTGGTCGCTGTCATTTGTTAGGACATTCTCAAAAGAAATGCACAAAGCCAATTTAA